A genomic segment from Blastococcus sp. PRF04-17 encodes:
- a CDS encoding DinB family protein yields MTTPALGDVLHRYLQAGRDALLWKLDGLEEYDVRRPMTPTGTNLLGLLKHLAYVEMGYFGPTFRRPVPEVEPWLADDVEWNSDMWATADEPREEIVALYRRAWAVTDATVAALPLDAPGEVSWWHPDRRAVTLQQVLVHVIAETHRHAGHADIVREQIDGSAGLGAGNDNLPPDTDERWWAGYRERLEAAARQAAG; encoded by the coding sequence GTGACGACACCAGCGCTCGGCGACGTCCTGCACCGCTACCTGCAGGCGGGGCGTGATGCCCTGCTCTGGAAGCTCGACGGGCTGGAGGAGTACGACGTCCGGCGGCCGATGACGCCGACCGGCACGAACCTGCTCGGCCTGCTCAAGCACCTGGCCTACGTGGAGATGGGGTACTTCGGGCCCACTTTCCGGCGGCCGGTTCCGGAGGTCGAGCCGTGGCTGGCCGACGACGTCGAGTGGAACTCCGACATGTGGGCCACGGCCGACGAGCCCCGCGAGGAGATCGTCGCGCTGTACCGGCGCGCGTGGGCGGTGACCGACGCGACGGTGGCGGCGCTGCCGCTCGACGCGCCGGGCGAGGTCTCCTGGTGGCACCCCGACCGGAGGGCGGTGACGCTGCAGCAGGTGCTGGTGCACGTCATCGCCGAGACCCACCGGCACGCCGGGCACGCCGACATCGTGCGCGAGCAGATCGACGGGTCAGCCGGGCTGGGCGCCGGCAACGACAACCTCCCGCCCGACACCGACGAGCGGTGGTGGGCCGGGTACCGCGAACGGCTGGAGGCCGCCGCGCGGCAGGCGGCTGGTTAG
- the ftsR gene encoding transcriptional regulator FtsR: MPGRERALGDAAPDQRTPRLTIGEVLAVLRDDFPDVTISKIRYLESEDLVHPQRTPSGYRKFSQADVSRLRYVLAAQLDHYLPLRVIKEHLEALDRGEPLPGQAGGPGPVPPLSASDEAGAGDLPPLTPEQFARAAGLEPDQLADCVQFGLLATDADGRHPAADLPVARAAAGLARHGIEPRHLRAYRSGVEREAGLVEQLVAPVLRARSEEARARAAEKLRELAALSAQLHTALLEARLRDLLRP; the protein is encoded by the coding sequence GTGCCCGGGCGCGAACGTGCGCTCGGGGACGCCGCCCCCGACCAGCGCACACCTCGCCTGACCATCGGCGAGGTGCTGGCTGTTCTTCGCGACGACTTCCCCGACGTGACGATCAGCAAGATCCGCTACCTCGAGTCCGAGGACCTGGTGCACCCGCAGCGCACGCCGTCGGGGTACCGCAAGTTCTCGCAGGCCGACGTCAGCCGGCTGCGCTACGTGCTGGCCGCGCAGCTGGACCACTACCTGCCGCTGCGGGTGATCAAGGAGCACCTGGAGGCCCTCGACCGGGGCGAGCCGCTGCCCGGGCAGGCCGGCGGGCCCGGACCGGTGCCGCCCCTGTCGGCATCGGACGAGGCCGGAGCCGGCGACCTCCCGCCCCTGACGCCCGAGCAGTTCGCCCGCGCCGCGGGGCTGGAGCCCGACCAGCTGGCCGACTGCGTCCAGTTCGGCCTGCTGGCCACCGACGCCGACGGGCGGCACCCGGCGGCCGATCTGCCGGTGGCCCGCGCCGCCGCGGGGCTGGCGCGGCACGGGATCGAGCCGCGGCACCTGCGGGCCTACCGCAGTGGCGTCGAGCGGGAGGCGGGGCTGGTCGAGCAGCTGGTCGCACCGGTCCTCCGGGCTCGCTCGGAGGAGGCGCGGGCGCGGGCCGCGGAGAAGCTGCGGGAGCTCGCGGCTCTGTCCGCGCAGCTGCACACCGCGTTGCTGGAGGCGCGCCTGCGCGACCTCCTGCGCCCCTGA
- a CDS encoding GNAT family N-acetyltransferase: protein MADDDPDPVDVAPLDTSAEAAARTAALRERIASGRTVMMVAVENGRPVAVGSHQPVDIGDAEVSEVVGVATLPRLRGRGLGAGLTSALVAHARETADLVFLAAGDDDVARVYERVGFAWLATSAVADLRPE from the coding sequence GTGGCCGACGACGACCCCGACCCGGTCGACGTGGCCCCGCTGGACACCTCCGCGGAGGCGGCGGCCCGGACCGCCGCCCTCCGGGAGCGGATCGCCTCCGGCCGGACGGTGATGATGGTGGCGGTCGAGAACGGCCGCCCGGTCGCCGTCGGCTCCCACCAACCCGTGGACATCGGCGACGCCGAGGTCAGTGAGGTGGTCGGGGTGGCGACGCTGCCGCGGCTGCGCGGGCGCGGGCTGGGCGCGGGCCTCACCTCCGCCCTCGTCGCCCACGCCCGGGAGACCGCCGACCTGGTGTTCCTGGCCGCGGGGGACGACGACGTCGCGCGCGTCTACGAGCGGGTCGGCTTCGCCTGGCTCGCCACCAGCGCGGTCGCTGACCTCCGTCCCGAATAG
- a CDS encoding serine hydrolase → MIRSSDDPAASALWVRYDGDRMVRDVAARYGLTGTGPPPIPGQWGQATTTARDLARFLSLLPVVAHPDDAAALLGWMREATARAADGFDQRFGLFGTAPAGSAVKQGWMCCVGGSRHLHSVGVVGARVVVLLSEVPRAVGYGAARTALTAAAAATAVPPPRGP, encoded by the coding sequence ATGATCCGCAGCTCGGACGACCCGGCAGCCTCCGCGCTGTGGGTGCGCTACGACGGCGACCGCATGGTGCGCGACGTCGCCGCGCGCTACGGCCTGACCGGCACCGGGCCCCCACCCATCCCTGGCCAGTGGGGCCAGGCCACCACGACCGCCCGGGACCTGGCCCGCTTCCTGAGCCTGCTGCCGGTCGTGGCTCATCCGGACGACGCGGCCGCGCTGCTGGGCTGGATGCGCGAGGCCACCGCGCGGGCGGCCGACGGATTCGACCAGCGGTTCGGGCTGTTCGGGACGGCGCCGGCGGGGAGCGCGGTCAAGCAGGGCTGGATGTGCTGCGTGGGTGGCAGCCGCCACCTGCACTCGGTGGGGGTTGTCGGGGCTCGGGTGGTCGTACTGCTCAGCGAGGTGCCGCGGGCGGTCGGGTACGGCGCGGCGCGAACGGCGCTCACCGCGGCGGCCGCGGCCACGGCCGTGCCGCCGCCCCGTGGTCCCTGA
- a CDS encoding DUF5999 family protein — MCQHVTPCPDVDSEARDLAVVVSSHPEQGWRLLCNGVVLFDDDGALLPDGRAVPDHHVWLAPA; from the coding sequence ATGTGTCAGCACGTAACGCCCTGCCCCGACGTCGACAGCGAGGCGCGCGACCTCGCCGTGGTCGTGAGCAGCCACCCCGAGCAGGGCTGGCGCCTGCTGTGCAACGGCGTCGTCCTGTTCGACGACGACGGCGCACTGCTGCCCGACGGCCGTGCCGTCCCCGATCACCACGTCTGGCTGGCCCCCGCCTAA
- a CDS encoding YbhB/YbcL family Raf kinase inhibitor-like protein, whose amino-acid sequence MRPDPSPHGFQQSLDEEGTMADRPTPPNPYDFLPQVPSFQVTSDDCVEGQTLPMPHVSGVMGAGGEDRSPQLSWSGFPEGTKSFAVTVFDPDAPTASGFWHWAVANLPASVTELPSGAGDKDSPQLPEGAVQLRNDGGFAGYVGAAPPSGHGEHRYFVVVHAVDTEKLDVDADTTPAVLGFNLFFHTLARATLVVRYEED is encoded by the coding sequence GTGCGGCCCGATCCGTCCCCGCACGGCTTCCAGCAGAGTCTCGACGAGGAGGGCACCATGGCCGACCGGCCGACGCCGCCGAACCCCTACGACTTCCTGCCGCAGGTGCCGAGCTTCCAGGTCACCAGCGACGACTGCGTGGAGGGCCAGACGCTCCCGATGCCCCACGTCAGCGGCGTCATGGGCGCCGGCGGCGAGGACCGCTCGCCCCAGCTGTCGTGGTCGGGGTTCCCGGAGGGCACGAAGAGCTTCGCGGTCACCGTCTTCGACCCGGACGCACCCACCGCGAGCGGGTTCTGGCACTGGGCGGTCGCGAACCTCCCGGCGTCGGTGACCGAGCTGCCCAGCGGCGCCGGCGACAAGGACTCCCCGCAGCTGCCCGAGGGGGCGGTCCAGCTGCGCAACGACGGCGGGTTCGCCGGCTACGTGGGCGCCGCTCCCCCGTCGGGCCACGGCGAGCACCGGTACTTCGTCGTGGTGCACGCGGTCGACACCGAGAAGCTGGACGTCGACGCGGACACCACCCCCGCCGTCCTCGGGTTCAACCTGTTCTTCCACACGCTCGCCCGCGCCACCCTGGTCGTCCGCTACGAGGAGGACTGA
- the gcvP gene encoding aminomethyl-transferring glycine dehydrogenase — translation MVDGSETLPPLAGSLPSLKALDPAGSFAARHIGPRPGDAAEMLAAVGFDSLESLVDACVPEGVRDRTPLALPAAQDEAAVLTALRERADANEVYTSMIGLGYYGTFTPPVIQRTVLENPAWYTAYTPYQPEISQGRLEALINFQTMVADLTGLDVAGASMLDEATAAAEAMTLVRRAGRAHVDAVFVVDADTLPQTLAVLRTRAEPLGITLHVADLADGWPTDLPEAGAFGVLLSYPGASGAVRDHRALAEAAHAAGASVVVAADLLALTLLEAPGAWGADVACGTTQRFGVPMGYGGPHAGYLSVREGLARQLPGRLVGVSVDADGDVAYRLALQTREQHIRREKATSNICTAQVLLAVMAGAYAVYHGPEGLAAIAARVHRSAQTLAAWLTAAGLDLVHEAYFDTIEVRVPGRAAGIVAAAADYRVNLRLVDDDTVAVACDETTTPEILRAVAESFGVAAGAPAGDGADALPAQLRRRTPYLTHPVFSAHRSETAMLRYLRSLSDKDLALDRTMIPLGSCTMKLNAATEMAAITWPEFANLHPFAPAGQARGYRQLIDELCDALAEVTGYAKVSVQPNAGSQGEFAGLMAIRGYHHARGDVQRDVCLIPSSAHGTNAASAVMAGMRVVVVACDEAGNVDLADLRAKVEQHADRLAAIMLTYPSTHGVFETDIQEICGAVHDAGGQVYVDGANLNAMVGLAKPGRFGSDVSHLNLHKTFCIPHGGGGPGVGPIGVREHLVPFLPGHPLVDTGAEGPAVSGAPFGSAGILPISWAYIRLMGPDGLLAATEHAVLGANYLATRLREHFPVLYTGAGGLVAHECILDIRPLTKATGVTNDDIAKRLIDFGFHAPTMSFPVAGTLMVEPTESEDKAELDRFVEAMVTIRAEIEKVATGEFDRTDNPLRNAPHTLAMLAGEWDRPYPRTTAVYPVRALQGRSYLSPVRRIDQAYGDRNLVCACPPPEAFADHDFGTGSTHGGNGHVPERGAGAPDDLGTTADVVGAPA, via the coding sequence ATGGTCGACGGTTCCGAGACCCTTCCGCCGCTGGCCGGGTCGCTGCCCTCCCTGAAGGCCCTGGACCCCGCCGGATCCTTCGCCGCACGGCACATCGGGCCCCGCCCCGGCGACGCCGCGGAGATGCTGGCCGCCGTGGGCTTCGACTCGCTGGAGTCGCTGGTCGACGCCTGCGTGCCCGAGGGCGTGCGGGACCGCACGCCGCTGGCCCTGCCCGCCGCACAGGACGAGGCCGCGGTGCTGACCGCGCTGCGGGAACGCGCGGACGCCAACGAGGTCTACACCTCGATGATCGGGTTGGGGTACTACGGCACCTTCACCCCTCCGGTCATCCAGCGCACCGTCCTCGAGAACCCCGCCTGGTACACGGCCTACACGCCGTACCAGCCCGAGATCAGCCAGGGCCGGCTCGAGGCACTGATCAACTTCCAGACGATGGTCGCCGACCTCACCGGTCTCGACGTCGCCGGCGCCTCGATGCTCGACGAGGCGACCGCCGCGGCCGAGGCCATGACCCTGGTCCGCCGGGCCGGCCGGGCACACGTCGACGCGGTCTTCGTCGTCGACGCCGACACCCTGCCGCAGACCCTGGCCGTGCTGCGGACCCGTGCCGAGCCCCTCGGCATCACCCTGCACGTCGCCGACCTGGCGGACGGCTGGCCCACCGACCTGCCCGAGGCCGGGGCCTTCGGCGTCCTGTTGTCCTACCCGGGCGCGAGCGGCGCGGTCCGCGACCACCGCGCGCTCGCCGAGGCCGCGCACGCGGCCGGCGCCTCCGTCGTCGTGGCCGCCGACCTGCTCGCGCTCACCCTGCTCGAAGCGCCGGGTGCGTGGGGCGCCGACGTCGCCTGTGGCACCACCCAGCGCTTCGGCGTCCCCATGGGCTACGGCGGCCCGCACGCCGGCTATCTCTCGGTGCGCGAGGGCCTGGCCCGGCAGCTGCCCGGCCGCCTGGTGGGGGTGTCGGTCGACGCCGACGGCGACGTCGCCTACCGCCTGGCTCTGCAGACCCGCGAGCAGCACATCCGCCGCGAGAAGGCGACCAGCAACATCTGCACCGCGCAGGTGCTGCTCGCGGTGATGGCCGGCGCGTACGCCGTGTACCACGGGCCCGAGGGGTTGGCGGCCATCGCGGCGCGGGTCCACCGCAGCGCCCAGACGCTGGCCGCCTGGCTCACCGCGGCCGGCCTCGACCTGGTCCACGAGGCGTACTTCGACACGATCGAGGTTCGGGTGCCCGGCCGGGCCGCCGGGATCGTCGCCGCGGCGGCCGACTACCGCGTCAACCTGCGCCTGGTGGACGACGACACGGTCGCCGTCGCCTGCGACGAGACCACGACGCCGGAGATCCTGCGCGCGGTGGCGGAGTCGTTCGGCGTGGCTGCCGGCGCGCCGGCCGGCGACGGCGCGGACGCCCTGCCGGCGCAGCTGCGGCGCCGCACGCCGTACCTGACCCACCCGGTGTTCAGCGCGCACCGGTCCGAGACCGCGATGCTGCGCTACCTGCGGTCGCTGTCGGACAAGGACCTCGCGCTGGACCGCACGATGATCCCGCTCGGCTCCTGCACGATGAAGCTGAACGCGGCCACCGAGATGGCCGCGATCACGTGGCCCGAGTTCGCGAACCTGCACCCCTTCGCGCCGGCCGGTCAGGCGCGGGGCTACCGGCAGCTGATCGACGAGCTGTGCGACGCGCTCGCCGAGGTGACGGGGTACGCGAAGGTCAGCGTCCAGCCCAACGCCGGCTCGCAGGGCGAGTTCGCGGGCCTCATGGCGATCCGCGGCTACCACCACGCGCGCGGCGACGTGCAGCGCGACGTCTGCCTGATCCCGAGCTCGGCGCACGGCACCAATGCCGCCAGCGCGGTCATGGCCGGCATGCGCGTGGTCGTGGTGGCGTGCGACGAGGCCGGCAACGTCGACCTCGCCGACCTGCGGGCCAAGGTCGAGCAGCACGCGGACCGGCTGGCGGCGATCATGCTGACCTACCCCTCGACGCACGGCGTCTTCGAGACCGACATCCAGGAGATCTGCGGCGCGGTGCACGACGCCGGCGGCCAGGTCTACGTCGACGGGGCGAACCTCAACGCGATGGTGGGGCTGGCCAAGCCGGGGCGGTTCGGCTCCGACGTCAGTCACCTCAACCTGCACAAGACCTTCTGCATCCCGCACGGCGGCGGCGGCCCGGGGGTCGGGCCGATCGGCGTCCGGGAGCACCTGGTGCCGTTCCTGCCGGGACACCCGCTGGTCGACACCGGCGCCGAGGGGCCGGCCGTCTCCGGCGCGCCGTTCGGCTCCGCCGGCATCCTGCCGATCTCGTGGGCCTACATCCGGCTGATGGGGCCCGACGGCCTCCTGGCCGCGACCGAGCACGCCGTCCTGGGCGCCAACTACCTGGCCACGCGGCTGCGCGAGCACTTCCCGGTGCTCTACACCGGCGCGGGCGGACTGGTCGCCCACGAGTGCATCCTCGACATCCGGCCGCTCACCAAGGCCACCGGCGTCACCAACGACGACATCGCGAAGCGGCTGATCGACTTCGGGTTCCACGCGCCGACGATGAGCTTCCCGGTCGCCGGGACGCTGATGGTCGAGCCGACCGAGAGCGAGGACAAGGCCGAGCTCGACCGCTTCGTCGAGGCGATGGTGACCATCCGCGCGGAGATCGAGAAGGTCGCCACCGGCGAGTTCGACCGGACCGACAACCCGCTGCGCAACGCGCCGCACACCCTCGCCATGCTGGCGGGGGAGTGGGACCGGCCCTACCCGCGGACGACGGCGGTGTACCCGGTCCGCGCACTCCAGGGGCGGAGCTACCTCAGCCCGGTCCGGCGGATCGACCAGGCCTACGGCGACCGCAACCTCGTCTGCGCCTGCCCGCCGCCCGAGGCGTTCGCCGACCACGACTTCGGCACCGGCTCGACGCACGGGGGCAACGGGCACGTCCCGGAGCGCGGCGCCGGGGCTCCGGACGACCTGGGGACGACGGCCGACGTGGTGGGCGCGCCGGCGTAG
- the coaA gene encoding type I pantothenate kinase, giving the protein MTVGTRSSFSPYAVFDRDSWRALAEGTRLPLDASELDRLATLGDRIDLDEVATVYLPLAELLSLHVGASRRLWAAQSEFLGDTTAKVPFVIAVAGSVAVGKSTTARLLQTLLSAGPGSPRVDLVTTDGFLLPNAVLEARGLLGRKGFPESYDRRALVRFLADVKSGREEVFAPVYDHQSYDIVPDRRQAVDRPDILVVEGLNVLQAGRRADGTTPEVFLSDFFDFSVYVDAAEADIQRWYVERFLALRRTAFRDTTAYFHRFADLSDDQARETALGIWIAVNGPNLRSNIAPTRSRARLVLQKAADHSVKRVLLRKL; this is encoded by the coding sequence GTGACGGTCGGTACCCGCTCCTCCTTCTCGCCGTACGCGGTGTTCGACCGCGACTCGTGGCGAGCGCTGGCGGAGGGCACCCGGCTGCCGCTCGACGCGAGCGAGCTCGACCGGCTGGCCACCCTCGGTGACCGCATCGACCTCGACGAGGTGGCCACGGTCTACCTGCCGCTGGCCGAGCTGCTCAGCCTGCACGTCGGCGCCAGCCGCCGCCTCTGGGCGGCGCAGAGCGAATTCCTCGGCGACACCACCGCCAAGGTGCCCTTCGTGATCGCCGTGGCCGGCAGCGTGGCCGTCGGGAAGAGCACCACCGCGCGCCTGCTCCAGACGCTGCTCTCCGCGGGACCGGGCTCGCCGCGGGTCGACCTCGTGACGACCGACGGCTTCCTCCTGCCCAACGCCGTGCTCGAGGCCCGCGGCCTGCTCGGCCGCAAAGGCTTCCCGGAGAGCTACGACCGGCGGGCCCTGGTCCGCTTCCTCGCCGACGTGAAGTCCGGGCGCGAGGAGGTGTTCGCCCCGGTCTACGACCACCAGTCCTACGACATCGTCCCCGACCGCCGGCAGGCGGTCGACCGGCCGGACATCCTCGTGGTGGAGGGCCTGAACGTCCTGCAGGCCGGTCGCCGGGCCGACGGGACGACGCCGGAGGTCTTCCTGTCCGACTTCTTCGACTTCTCGGTGTACGTCGACGCCGCCGAGGCCGACATCCAGCGCTGGTACGTGGAGCGCTTCCTCGCCCTGCGGCGGACGGCGTTCCGCGACACCACCGCCTACTTCCACCGCTTCGCCGATCTCAGCGACGACCAGGCGCGGGAGACCGCGCTCGGCATCTGGATCGCGGTCAACGGGCCCAACCTGCGGAGCAACATCGCCCCCACCCGGTCGCGTGCCCGGCTGGTGCTCCAGAAGGCCGCGGATCATTCCGTCAAGCGGGTCCTGCTCCGCAAGCTCTGA
- the gcvH gene encoding glycine cleavage system protein GcvH, giving the protein MATPDDRRYTDQHEWALVQGTDGTGSEARTVVRVGITDHAQDALGDIVFVQLPSVGDEVALGTPIGEVESTKSVSDVYAPVAGVVAAVNEKLAEAPETINGDPYGEGWLVDISVAADGGDPTGALLDADAYQALVDAS; this is encoded by the coding sequence ATGGCCACGCCTGACGACCGCCGCTACACCGACCAGCACGAGTGGGCGCTGGTGCAGGGCACGGACGGGACCGGTTCGGAGGCCAGGACGGTCGTCCGCGTCGGGATCACCGACCACGCGCAGGACGCGCTGGGCGACATCGTGTTCGTGCAGCTGCCATCCGTCGGCGACGAGGTCGCCCTTGGCACCCCCATCGGCGAGGTCGAGTCGACCAAGTCGGTCTCGGACGTCTATGCGCCGGTGGCCGGCGTCGTCGCAGCCGTGAACGAGAAGCTCGCCGAGGCCCCTGAGACGATCAACGGCGACCCGTACGGCGAGGGCTGGCTGGTCGACATCAGCGTGGCGGCCGACGGCGGCGATCCGACCGGCGCGCTGCTCGACGCCGACGCCTACCAGGCCCTGGTCGACGCGTCGTGA
- a CDS encoding small basic family protein — protein sequence MIPILGLAAGVLLGLIFDPTVPLWLQPYLPIAVVAALDAVFGGFRAQLDGIFDAKVFVISFVSNVVVAGLIVFLGDQLGVGAQLSTAVVVVLGIRIFGNAAAIRRHVFRA from the coding sequence GTGATCCCCATCCTCGGGCTGGCCGCCGGCGTGCTGCTCGGCCTGATCTTCGACCCGACCGTCCCGCTGTGGCTGCAGCCCTACCTGCCCATCGCGGTCGTGGCCGCGCTCGACGCCGTGTTCGGCGGGTTCCGTGCCCAGCTCGACGGCATCTTCGACGCCAAGGTGTTCGTCATCTCGTTCGTCTCGAACGTCGTCGTCGCCGGTCTCATCGTGTTCCTCGGCGACCAGCTCGGCGTGGGCGCCCAGCTGTCCACCGCCGTCGTGGTGGTGCTCGGCATCCGCATCTTCGGCAACGCCGCGGCGATCCGCAGGCACGTGTTCCGGGCATGA
- a CDS encoding DUF881 domain-containing protein, with the protein MQAAEAKAARGGTPGPRWRGRALVAATMAFAGLLAAVTYDQAAATAAGREEVRAALVDDIQKESALSDDLAAQLEGLRAEVASSRAELLAASAVGQEALDRLTVAEQSAAAVRVTGPGMLVTLANADPKADDDPVGGDAEVDPRGRVQDGDLQLVVNALWAAGAEAISINGQRLGPTTAIRFAGEAVLVDFRPVSNPYEVSAIGDPETLSREFLTSTEVIALAELSASLGLRFDFSREEELTLPAANIPELRNARPEADQ; encoded by the coding sequence GTGCAGGCCGCCGAGGCGAAGGCGGCGCGCGGTGGGACCCCGGGGCCGCGCTGGCGGGGCCGAGCCCTGGTGGCCGCGACCATGGCGTTCGCCGGGCTGCTCGCGGCGGTCACCTACGACCAGGCGGCGGCCACGGCGGCAGGGCGCGAGGAGGTGCGCGCGGCGCTCGTCGACGACATCCAGAAGGAGTCGGCGCTCAGCGACGACCTGGCCGCCCAGCTCGAGGGGCTGCGGGCCGAGGTGGCCAGCAGCCGTGCCGAGCTGCTCGCCGCCAGCGCCGTCGGGCAGGAGGCGCTGGACCGGCTCACGGTCGCCGAGCAGTCGGCCGCAGCCGTCCGCGTGACCGGCCCCGGCATGCTGGTGACGCTCGCGAACGCCGATCCGAAGGCCGACGACGACCCGGTCGGCGGTGACGCCGAGGTGGATCCCCGGGGACGCGTCCAGGACGGCGATCTGCAGCTGGTGGTCAATGCCCTGTGGGCCGCCGGCGCCGAGGCGATCAGCATCAACGGCCAGCGCCTCGGGCCGACCACCGCCATCCGCTTCGCCGGGGAGGCGGTGCTCGTCGACTTCCGTCCGGTGTCCAACCCGTACGAGGTCAGCGCCATCGGCGATCCCGAGACCCTGTCCCGGGAATTCCTCACCAGCACCGAGGTGATCGCCCTGGCCGAGCTCTCGGCGTCCCTCGGGCTTCGTTTCGACTTCTCCCGGGAGGAGGAGCTGACCCTGCCCGCCGCGAACATCCCGGAGCTGCGCAACGCCCGACCGGAGGCCGACCAGTGA
- a CDS encoding MerR family transcriptional regulator, with protein MSDQSNGSQGQLFSDAAVGAPAYDEVDTDLVGYRGPTACAAAGITYRQLDYWARTGLVAPSVRSATGSGTQRLYSFRDILVLKVVKRLLDTGVSLQNIRKAVDHLRNRGIKDLANVTLFSDGATVYECTSAEEVVDLLAGGQGVFGIAVSGALRELSGELAELPAERLDGAPLHTADDELSARRRRRAM; from the coding sequence GTGAGCGACCAGAGCAATGGCTCCCAGGGTCAGCTCTTCAGCGACGCCGCTGTCGGAGCCCCCGCCTACGACGAGGTCGACACCGACCTCGTCGGCTACCGGGGTCCGACGGCGTGTGCCGCGGCGGGCATCACCTACCGGCAGCTCGACTACTGGGCACGCACCGGCCTGGTCGCCCCGTCCGTGCGCTCGGCCACCGGCTCGGGGACCCAGCGGCTGTACTCGTTCCGCGACATCCTGGTGCTGAAGGTCGTCAAGCGGCTGCTCGACACCGGCGTCTCGCTGCAGAACATCCGCAAGGCGGTCGACCACCTGCGCAACCGCGGCATCAAGGACCTGGCCAACGTCACGCTCTTCTCCGACGGCGCCACCGTCTACGAGTGCACCTCGGCGGAGGAGGTCGTCGACCTGCTGGCCGGCGGTCAGGGCGTCTTCGGGATCGCCGTCTCCGGTGCCCTGCGGGAGCTCTCCGGCGAACTCGCCGAGCTGCCCGCCGAGCGCCTCGACGGGGCGCCGCTGCACACCGCGGACGACGAGCTCTCGGCGCGCCGCCGGCGCCGCGCCATGTGA
- a CDS encoding DUF881 domain-containing protein → MTDASADPAPAAPRRRLGRDPLAAALIAVLTLVLGFALAVQVRSVGDDEGLAAAREEDLVRILDELNAREARLRQQIADQRAELRRLSGSDGRSSTALEAARSQTEAIGILTGTVAAEGPGLVLTIRDPRGEVRVTDLVDTIQELRGAGAETMQIDGVRVGLSTAVTGSAGALEVDGQPITAPYEFVVIGSPQNMATAMNIPGGVVPHITGRGGTVTIDQFDRVVVDALRPLDRPQYASPDE, encoded by the coding sequence ATGACCGACGCCTCCGCCGATCCGGCCCCGGCCGCGCCGCGCCGGCGGCTGGGCCGCGACCCGCTGGCGGCCGCGCTGATCGCCGTCCTGACGCTGGTTCTCGGCTTCGCCCTGGCGGTCCAGGTCCGCAGCGTCGGGGACGACGAGGGTCTGGCCGCGGCCCGCGAGGAGGACCTGGTGCGCATCCTCGACGAGCTCAACGCCCGCGAGGCGCGGCTGCGGCAGCAGATCGCCGACCAGCGTGCCGAGCTGCGGCGACTCTCGGGCTCCGACGGCCGCTCGTCGACCGCGCTGGAGGCGGCGCGCAGCCAGACCGAGGCGATCGGCATCCTCACCGGCACCGTGGCGGCCGAGGGCCCGGGCCTGGTGCTGACCATCCGCGACCCCCGGGGCGAGGTGCGGGTCACGGACCTGGTCGACACGATCCAGGAGCTGCGCGGTGCGGGCGCGGAGACGATGCAGATCGACGGGGTGCGCGTGGGCCTGTCCACGGCCGTCACCGGCAGCGCCGGCGCGCTCGAGGTCGACGGGCAGCCCATCACCGCCCCGTACGAGTTCGTCGTCATCGGCTCGCCGCAGAACATGGCGACGGCGATGAACATCCCGGGCGGCGTGGTCCCGCACATCACCGGCCGCGGCGGAACGGTCACCATCGACCAGTTCGACCGCGTGGTCGTGGACGCGTTGCGGCCCCTCGACCGGCCTCAATACGCTTCGCCCGACGAGTAG